The Nitratidesulfovibrio sp. SRB-5 genomic sequence CACCTGGCCGACCTGCTGCCGCTGGTGTGTGCCGACGTGCTGCTGGTGGAGGGCGGCAAGAGCCTGGGCTGGTTGCCGCGCGTGCTGTGCCTGCGCGAGGCGGGCGAGGCCCAGGCCCTGGACAGGGGGCTGGCGCTGGCCACCTTCGGCGGGGTGGGCGCGGAAGGACTGCCCCGGTTCGACGCGTCCAGCGTGGACGCGCTGGCGGACCTTGTGGCAGAGCGCGGCTTCGTGCTGCCGGGGCTGGACTGCGGCGCCTGCGGGCAGCAGGACTGTGCCGGGTTCGCCCGCATGGTGGTGGCCCATCAGGCGGTGCCGGGCGACTGTTGTTCCATTGACGGGCCGCTTTCGGTGATGGTGAACGGGCACCAGCTGGGGCTGAATCCCTTTGTCGCGCGCATCGTTTCCGGTGCGCTGAAGGGTATGCTGGCGGAACTGAAGGGCTATTCGCCGGGGGCGGAAGTGGTCATCCGCCTTGCGGAGTAGGAATTGCCGGAAAAGCATGTGTCCACTCTTGTGAAAGACAGTGGCTTTCATGCTCTAACAATGTGCAATCGTTCGCTAAAAAAATCACAAAAACCTGTGGTGAAATGCTGGACTCCTGCCGGGAACTCGACTAAGCAGGAATTGTGTCTGGTTGGTTGCACAGTTCAGGTGCCAGCCGGGCACACGCCGCAGCACCTGCCGCATTTGGCCACGAGCCGGAGCGGGTGGCGTTACGGCGACCACGACATGGGAACTGCCGCCACGGCGTCCCCATGATGGAGAGACGAGAGTACCCACGCCCCCAACGGCGGGCCGCCGCCCTGCCGGGGGCGATTTGAGAGACGAGAACAACGGGGCCAGTGCTCCCGGCCCCGCCGATCATGCCTGTTCGGTTCTCCCTCTTGCCCTGCGGGGCCAGGGACGCCCACACCCCTGGCCCCACCCTCTCCTCCCTGCCGTTTTCTTGGTGAACGGCGCGTATTTTTCACATCGCCAGCCTCCACACGGCGAATCCGCCCTTGCACGGCCCGGTGAGTCGGCAGTCCCGGACCGATACGCTACAGGCGGTGCGCGTCCGCCGCTTCCCGGTTCCGCCCCGGCGGAACAGGCGAGACGACGCAGGACAGGCCCGGTGCCCCGTGCACCGGGCCTGTTGCCTTTTCGGCTCCCCGGTGCGGGCACGGCGCGCGTCAGACGCGCGTCCGGCGCACGTTCAACGCACGTCAGGCGGACGTCAGGCGGTCGTCAGGCGGTCGTCAGGGGGGGAGCGTCAGGGGGCGCACTGCAGGGCTTCGCCCCTGCCATACCCATCGTCAGGACGGAAACGGGGCGGGCACGCATGTGCCCGCCCCGTGGTGCGTTTGCGAATGTGGCGTGCGGCAGCGGTCAGCGCTTGCCGCCGTCCATCTGCTGGATGATCGCCCGCAGCCGCTGGGCCATCTGCGCCAGGGCGCGCACGGCCTCGCTTGCCGCCTCCATGCCCCGTGCCGATTCGGTGGCCACGTCGTTGACCTCGGTGACGGCCCGGCTGATCTGGTCCGACGCCGCCGACTGCTCTTCGCTGGCGGCGGCGATGGACTGCACCTGCCCGGCGGTGTTGTCCGCGAACTGCACGATGCGCCGCAGCGCACCGCCGGATTCGTCGGCAAGGCCGGTGGCGTCGGCCACGGCCTGGGTGGCCGTGTCCATGTTGTTCACGTTGCGCTGGGCCGCCGTCTGGATGGCCGAGATGCGCATTTCCACTTCCTTGGTGGCGTTGGTGGTCTTTTCGGCCAGTTTGCGCACTTCGTCCGCCACCACGGCAAAGCCGCGCCCGGCGTCACCGGCGCGGGCCGCCTCGATGGCCGCGTTCAGCGCCAGCAGGTTGGTCTGGTCGGCTATTTCGTTGATGACGTTGATGACCTCGCCGATGGATTCGGCGTCGCGCCCCAGCGACTGCATGTCGGTGCGCAGGCGGGTGGCGATTTCATGCACGCGCGAGATGGACTTTCCGGCGTTCTCCACCACCTGCGCCCCCTTCTGGGCTTCTTCGCGGGTGGACTTTGAGGCATCGGCGGCCAGGGTGGCGTTGCGGGCGATCTCCATGACCGTGGCGTTCATCTGATCCATGGCGGTGGCCGTCTCGGCCATGCGGGCGCGCTGCACCTCGGCCCCGGCGGACACCTGCTGGGTCTGGGCGGCCAGTTCCTGCGAGGCGTCGGTAAGGTCGCCCACGATGACGGCGGCCTCGGCGGCCACGCGGCGCATGGTTTCCACCAGCGCGTTCACTTCCTGTTCGCGCGCGGTGGCCGCCTGCATGGCGGCGCGGGCCTGCTCTGCCTGATTGCGGGCCTCGTCGCCCTTGGCGGAGCAGTCGTGCAGGGTTTCCTTCAGCCTGCCGACCATGGCCGTCAGGTCGTCGCGCAGCAGGCCGAATTCGCCCGCCATGCTGCCGCTGGCCGTGGCGTCCAGCCTGCCTGCCGCCACCTCGCGCGAGAAGGCCTGCAACGCGGCCAGCGACCGGGTAATGCCCGAAATCACGGCCAGCACGAACAGGGTTATCAGCACGCCCATGCCTGCCTCGATGACCGAGTTCACCATATTGACCAGGTCAGAGATTTCATCGGCCTTTTCTTCATAGGCCTTGCGGATGTCGGCCAGCGCCGGTTCCACGGCCCGCCCGGCCTGTATCATGGCGTCGGTTTCGGTCACCGTGCGGAACACTTCGTCCAGCGAGGCGTTGTAGCGGGACAGGGTGGAGCGCCCCTTGTCGCACATGGCGGCATTGCCGGGGTCCGCCGCGGCGATGCGTTGCAGCAGCGAATCCACGGTGCCGATGTGCTTGCGGGTCTTGTCGGCCCACTGCTGTTCCTTGCGCATGAGAAAGTTCTTTTCCTGGCGGCGGGCCTGCAACAATTCCGTGTTGGCGTCCACGGCCAGGGTGCGCAGCTCCAGCGCCCGTTCAACCTTGGCCGAGCCCACCCAGCTGGCGGCCACGATGGCGCCAAGGGCCACGAGAACGGAGGCGAGCAGCAGATACAGTCTGGTCTTGATCCCCATGAAGATGCTCCTCTTTGGGAAACGGCGACGGCGACGACACGGTCCACTGCGGTGTCCGCTCGCGGTGCGTCGGTTCAGTGTCAGGGAAGCAGCAAGCTTCGTTCCATAATTCACATGTAATTATTTATATGTTATTTTAAGATGTTGTCAGGATTCGGTGCGAGGGCGCTTGCTCCGGGAAGGAGCATGGGATAGCGTTGTGAAAAGTTTTGCAACATTTTGCATCGTGCGTGTTGCGTATCGCAGCACGATGCGGCGAACGGGCGGCGCGCGGGCAGGGGAAGGGAATGGCCGAAGGGACGACACAGGGCATGGCCGCGGCGCTGGGACCGCTGCTGCAAGGGCTGTTCGATCAGCCTGTGGCGGCGCGGACCCTGCTGGACCGCATCCCCTTGCCGCTGGCGCTGGTTTCCGCCGAGCGGCGGGTGGTGTTCCTGAATCAGGCGGCCTGCGCCCTTACGGCCATGTCGCCCGACCGGGCCCAGAACCTGCCGTGCCGCTACGTGTTTCGATGCAGCCTGTGCACCGGGGGCTGCCCGCTGGACGTGGTGGACAAGTCGCCCACGGCTGCCGTGGCCCCCGTGGCGCGCGAGGCGGACATCGTCAACGCCGACAGGGCGCGCATTCCCGTGCGGGTGACCTGCGGCGCGCTGACCGCCCCCGACGGCAGCCGGGTGGGCTACTTCGAGACGCTGGAGGATCTGCGCCTGTTCCGCCCGGCAGAGGCCCGGCCGGAGTGGCCGCAGGGCTTCGGCGACATGCTGGGGCACAGCCCCGAGATGGAGCGGGTGTTCCGGTTGTTGCCGGGCATCGCCCAGACGGATTCCTCGGTGCTGGTCACCGGAGAAACGGGCACCGGCAAGGATCTGCTGGCCGAGGCCCTGCACAATGCCTCCAACCGGGCCAAGGGGCCGTTTGTCAAGGTGAACTGCGGCGCCCTGCCGGAAAGCCTGCTGGAATCGGAACTGTTCGGTCACCAGAAGGGGGCCTTTACCGGGGCGTCGGAAAACAAGCCGGGCCGCTTCCGGCTGGCCCACAACGGCACGCTGTTCCTCACCGAAGTGGGCGACCTGCCCCTGCCGTTGCAGGTCAAACTGCTGACCTTCCTGGATGACAAGATCATCCATCCGCTGGGCTCCACGCGCGGGGTGCACGTGGACGTGCGCATCATGGCCGCCACCCACCGCGACCTGCGGCGCATGGTGCGCGAGGGGCGCTTTCGCGAGGATCTGCTGTACCGCCTGAACGTGGTGCGTTTTCACCTGCCGCCCCTGCGCGAACGCGGCGACGACATCGCGCTGTTTCTGGCGCATTACCTCAAGGTGTACGCGGGTATGTTCGGCAAGCGGCTGGCCGGGTTCTCCCCGGCGGCGGAGCGGGTGCTGCTGCGCCACGCCTACCCCGGCAACGTGCGGGAATTGCGCAATATCGTGGAGTACTGCGTCAACGTGTGCCAGGAGACCCACGTGGACGTGCCGCATCTGCCCCGCTACCTGCTGGAGGAAAGCGGCGAGCCTGATGCCCCCGATGGGGGCGGCGTGGCGACCGTTGGCCAGCGGGTGGGGGCGGGGGCGCAAGCCCCGCGTGGGGGCGGCGTGGCCGGGGCGGATTCCGGCGTTGCGGGCGCGGGCCTGTCAGGTCATTCGGGACACCCGGGGCATCCGGGTCATCCGGGTCATCCGGGTCATCTGGTGCAGGGCGGCCCCCCCGGTTCTACCGGCTCTCCCGGTTCTCTTGACCAGGGCATGCCCTCTGCCGGGGTGTCCCGGGAGGAGGCCACGTGGGCCGAGACGGAGCGCCGCCTGATCGTGGAGGCGCTGGTGCAGGCGCGCGGACGGCGCGGCGAGGCCGCAATGGCGTTGGGCTGGGCGCGAACCACATTGTGGCGCAAGATGCGCCAGTACGGGTTGGATCAATGAGCAGCAACGACAATGGCGTGGTGGCGTCCAGGGCGGACAGGCCCGGTGGGGGCACGCGCGGCAACGTGCTGGTGGCCCTGCACCGCGATGCGGTGGCGCCCCGCTTCGATCGGGCCACCGAGGCGTGGCTGGGCCGCATCGACAGCGAGGGCGGCCTGGCACGGTCGCGCACCATGGTGCTGGCCAACGCCTCCGCCGAGGAATTGTGCCGGATCATCCTGACGGAAAACGTTGCCGTGGTGGTCTGTTGCGGCATTGAACAGGAATTTTACGATTACCTCACCTGGAAGCGCATCACCGTGCTGGACGGCGTGGTGGGAGGACGTGATGCGGTCATCGGGGCGCTGCTGGCCGGCACCCTGAAGGCAAATGCCGTGCTGGGCGGGGTGTAGCAGGCAGTGCCCCGCCAGGCCTCGGCACAGGGAGGGGCGTTGGCGGGTCCGGGGTTTCGCCGCGTTTCAGGCCCGCGCTGTCGCCTGTCCGTCCCGTTTTTCCTGTCTTCCTTCCTTCCTTCCTTCCTTTCCTTCTTTCTTTTCTCCGACCTGCCCGTGTCTGCGTCCATGCCGGTGTGCCCGCTTTGCCCGGTCCCACTCCGTTAACAGAGTGATGGCGTCTGTGTTGCAAGATGTTGCATTATGATGCGCTGCGGGTGTGCTGCCGCTTCCCGTGACTGCCTTTGGGTAGGTGATGCCAGGGGGTGGATTTGGCAACATGCCGCAACCATAGGGTAACTATTGCTGGAACGGACATTGCTAACAAATTCACGATGTGCTTCCGCATGCACGGGTGAGCACTGCTTTCCGGCGTTGTTTCCCGCCCGGCGCGAAAAGGTTCGGGCCGGTCTGATCTCTGTCCGGCCCGGACAGGTCAGAAGGGCGCCCGAAACCTTGCATCCGGACGTGGCGCGGCAGCGGACCGGCGTGGCAACGGCCAACACACTAACCGGTTAACAAGACAGGGACCGGTGCATCATGTGGATGACCTCGGTGCTGGTGTTCGATACCGATACGTCCTTCGCCCGGCATGTGGCAGAACTGCTGGGTGGCGGCGGCAGCGCCTGCGTGGTGGCGGCCGAGCCGGACGATGCCCGCCGCCTGCTGGCCACCGGCGGTTTCAGCGTGTTCCTGTTCGGCTGTGCCGAAGGGCCACCCTGTCCCCTGGGGCTGCTGGATTCGGCGCGGCGACTGGCCCCGCACATGGGGGTGATCCTGATGGTCCGCCCCGACCAGGTGCGGCTGTCCATCCAGTGCATGAAGCGCGGCATCGACGATGACATCCTGATTCCCTTCGACATGGATTCCATGTTGCGCAAGGTGGCCTCGGTGGCGCAACGCCGCCGTCTGGCCCCCCCCTCGGCGCTGGCGACGGGGAGTGGCGCGCCCGGTTCGCGTGATGCGTCGTGACAATGCGGTGTGCGCCGGGTGTGCCGCTCCGGCAGGGGGAGGGGGCGCCGGGTCGTGATGGTGCGTTGCTGTCGTGACCGGATGCGACTGCACCGGCATGATGCGGTGTGCTGTCCGTGTGCCGATGCGTTGCCGCAGGCGTGGCGTTGCGATGGGTAGGGGTATAGGCTGGCAAATGGCGAAGGGTCGGCATGTTCCCCTGCATTCACTTGCGTCTGCGCACTCTGCGGCGTAGGGTGCTGTGCCCTGCATCGTCGTGCAGCACAGGAGAATGCAACGAAATATGAACCCTCGTGTACTTGCGGACCTTAGGAAATTTCTGAAAGTTGCCGATCATACTCCCGGCCGGTTGCGGCTCAAGGTGGACCTCGCCGTCCTGCGGCACCCGGCCGCCGCGCAGTTGCGCGCCCTGACGCCGGAAACCTGGCCGGGGCTGCGCGGGACGCGGTTTGACGTGTTCACCTCCACGCTCACGCTGGACTACGATCCGGCGGTGCTGCCGGGCGAACTGTTCGAAGAACTGCTGGCAACGCCCGACGATGAGCGGGCGGTGCAGCTTGCGGTCAGGTTGTGCGGCACCACGCACAGCTGACGGCAACGTGAAAATCATGTCGCGCATGCGGGGGCATGGCTAGGCTGGTCAGGCAGCATGGTGCCGCCTGGGCAGAACGGGGTTGGGTTGCACTGAATGGGCCGGATGGGGCACGCCGTGTTCCGATGCGTCCCCGGTTGCGTCTGCCGGAGCATCTTCAGGATGCACCGGCGGATGTGCCCGGCCAGATGTGCTCGGGCGGCGTAGCCTTGGGGACCGGCCAGACGGCAGCGCGGGGTGGTGGTGCGCCATCCGTGCTGTCGTGACGTCAACGTTCCGGACGGAGAAACACATGACGCTCGCCAAAAAGCTGATTCTGGGTTTCGGCCTTGTGCTCGTGCTGCTGGTTGCCATGGGGGGCATTTCCTACAAGGCCCTGTCGGACGCCACGCTGGGCTTCTCGGACTACCGGCGCACGGCCCGCGGCTCGCTGATGAGCGGGGAAATCATGTCGAGCATGCTCCAGATGCGTCTCGGCGTGCTCAGCTTCATGAACACCTCGTCCGAGGCCGCGTTGCGTTCCTATGAGGATGCCCGCGCGGAACTGGCCAAGGGCCTGGACGAGGCCGACAAGAACATGAAGAACCCGGCACGCCGCAAGCATCTGGCCACCGTGGCCGAGGCGCTTGCCCAGTACGCCGCTGGCGTCGACGAGTTGCACAAGTACGACCAGACGCGCCAGGACGAAATCCGCACCTTGAACACCATGGGGCCGCAACGCGTGCAGGCCCTTGCCCAACTGGCGGAAGCCGCCCAGCGCGAAGGCGACGTGGTGGGGGCTGCCCGGGCCGAGGCGGTCATGCGGGCCATGCTGGAACTGCGTCTGGCCGTGGTCAAGATGATGGCCGACACGGACGTGAAATGGCTGGAACAGGCCAAGCAGGAGGCCGTTCTGGTTGGCGAGGCATTCAACCGCCTGATCGCCGACGTGCGCAACCCGGTGCTGCGTGACAAGGCGCGGGAACTGTACCAACAGCGCACCGACTATTTTTCGGCGTTCGAACGCATGTCCGCCGCGGCCCTGAAGCGCGACGCGGTGTACAACGAGCGCCTGGCCAAGCTGGGCCCGGCCATCGCCCAGGCCTGCGACGCCATCCAGAGCAGCTACGAGGCGGAGCAGAACGAGATCGGCCCCCGCGTGCAGGCATCCAACGATCAGGCGCAGATGCTGACCGGCGTCATTGCCCTTGTGGCGGTACTGTCGGGCGTGACCATCGCGTGGCTGCTGATCCGGGTGGTCATGGCCCAGTTGGGCGCAGACCCGGCCGCACTGGCCGCCGTTACCCGGCGCATTGCCGCAGGCGACCTGGACGTGTCGTTCAATGCGGCCAGCGGCAAGCTGCGCGGCGTGTACGCCGACATGAAGGACATGGTGGACGGCCTTGTCTCGGTGATCACCGAGGTGCGCTCCGGTGCCGAAAACGTGGCCTCCGGCAGCGAGGAGCTTTCCGCCTCGGCCGAAACCCTGTCGCAGGGGGCCACCGAGCAGGCGGCGTCCATTGAGGAAATTTCCTCGTCCATGGAAGAAATGGCGGCCAACATCCGCCAGAACATGGAAAACGCCCGCCAGACGGAAACCATCGCCACGCAGGCAGCCACCGACGCGGAAGGCGGCGGCAAGGCCGTGGGCGACACCGTGGGCGCCATGCGCGAGATAGCAGCCAAGATTTCCATCATCGAGGAAATCGCCCGCCAGACCAATCTGCTGGCCCTGAACGCGGCCATCGAGGCTGCCCGCGCCGGTGAACACGGCAAGGGGTTTGCCGTGGTGGCGGCGGAAGTGCGCAAGCTGGCCGAGCGCAGCGGGCAGGCCGCCGCCGAGATCAGCGATCTGTCGTCCTCCAGCGTGGCCGTGGCCGAGCACGCCGGTGCAATGCTGACCAAGATGGTGCCGGGCATCCGCCGCACCGCCGAACTGGTGCAGGAAATCGCCGCTGCCAGCAACGAGCAGAACGTGGGCGCGGAACAGGTCAACAAGGCCATTGCCCAACTCGACCAGGTGATCCAGCAGAACGCTTCCGCCTCGGAAGAAATGGCGTCCACGTCCGAAGAACTGTCCAGCCAGGCCGAGCAGTTGCAGGCCACCGTCTCGCGCTTCCGCGTGGCGGCGCTGGACGACGGCCTGGTGCGCACCCCGCGCCGGGCACAGCCCAAGGCGACGCCCCGCGCCGTTGCGGGCCAGGCCCCGCGCAAGGCGGTGGCCGGCAAGGGCGGGCATATCGCGCTGGACATGGATGGCGATGCGGATGACAGTGAGTTCGAGCGCTTCTAGCGATTGTTTCCGAATGATGGTTTTCGTTCGTGGGCAAGGAAAGCAAGCCTGCCATGAGGGGTATGCGCTTGTCGTCTTTGACCGGGGCTTGGCCGTCAGGCGAGCTTGCGGGTAAGGCCAGCAGGAATGTCAGGCGAAGTTTGCCCTCGTTGCGCACGGTGTCCGCAGGGCTCGCAGACTAGGCCAGCGGCCACGCTTCGGAAGCCAACAGGCGAAAGAACAATCTGGAAACAGCCCCCAGCGCTTGGCTGCTTCGGGAGGGAGCATGTACGAAACCAGTCAGTATCTGACGTTCACCCTTGGCGAAGAGGTGTTCGCGCTGGACATCGGCACCGTGCGCGAGGTGCTTGAACTGACCGCCATCACGCGCATACCGCGCACGCCGGAATTCATGCGCGGGGTCATCAACCTGCGCGGGCGCGCCGTGCCCGTGCTGGAGTTGCGCCGCAAGTTCGGCATGGAGCCGACGACCGACACCGTCAACACCTGCATCATCATCGTCGAGGCCGAGCTTGAGGGCGAGGCCGCCGTCATCGGCACGCTGGTGGATTCGGTGCGCGAGGTCATCGAGATTCCGTCCGACGCCATAGAGCCCGCCCCGCGCATGGGCACCGCCGTGCGGCAGGATTTCATCAAGGGCATGGGGCATCGCAACGACGGCTTCGTGATCATTCTGGACGGCAATCGCATCTTCTCGGTGGAGGAACTGGCCGCCACCGGGGCCGCCATCGGCAACGTGCCCCTGACGGGTGACGGCGGCATGCCCGCCGCCGCGCTGGCTGGCGGCGAAGGCGCGCCCGCGTAGCGCGGACACGCTGCATACACCACGCACAACGGGCCGGGCGCATGCGTTCGGCCCGTTTTCGCGCCGTGCCGCAGGGCCTTGCGTCGCCCCGGTGTTCCGGGTAGCCTTGCTGATATTGGCCGTTGCCCGCCGCGATTTCCTGCGTTGCGGGCCCGGCCCGCAACGGGCGGCATGCCGCCGCAGGAGTTCGCGACAGGTGAGCGCCCCAGACGCCCCAGACGCACCAGGCGCACCAGGCGCCCCAGACGCCCCAGACGCACCCGGCGCCACGCAATTCGCCAGCCCCGGTGCCGCATCCCGTTCCGGGCGCGCCCGTGCCCGCAAGGCCGAATGCGCGCCCGGCAGGGCCGTTGCGCCGGGCATGGGCAACCTTGACCTTGCCGAAGCCCCGGTGTGCCAGCAGCACTGCGAGCATGCCGACGTCATCGCGCGGGTGCGCGCCCGCATGGCCCCGGACGAGGACATGGCCGAACTGGCCGCCACCTTCCGGCTGCTGGGCGACCGTACCAGGGTGCGCATTCTCGAGGCGTTGGCCGGTGACGAGTTGTGCGTGTGCGACCTGGCCGCCGTGGTGGGGCACAGCCAGTCCGCCGTTTCACACCAGCTGCGCCTGCTGCGCGCGGCCAAGCTGGTGCGGGTGCGCCGCGACGGCAAGAACGCCTTCTATTCCCTGGACGACGACCACGTGCGGCACCTGTTCCGCCAGGCGCTGGACCACGTGCAGGAAAGCCGCTGACCGGCGGCGCAAGGAGCGTTTCCATGTCCCAATTGTCCCGGTCGACCCGCGTGTCCGCGCCTTGCCCCATGGCCGCCCGCATGCGCGGGATCGCCCTGCGCGTGACCGCCTGTCTTGCGTTGTGCTGCGGCCTTGCCGCTCTGCCCGTGCCCACGCAGCACGGGGCGGCATCCACTCGGCCGGTTCAGTCCGCGCTGGCATTCCTGCCCGGCGAGGCCCGCGCGGAAATGACCGTGGGCCAGACCATCTACGTGCCGGTGTATTCCTCCGTGGTTTACGGAAACCGGGGCCGCACCCTGAACATCACCACCATGCTCTCGGTGCGCAACACCGACCAGCGCGCGCCCATCACCCTCATGGAGGTGCGCTACGTGGACGAGCACGGCCAGACGGTGCGCAGCTATCTGGACGGGCCGCGCCAGTTGCCGCCGCTGGGGTCCGCCCAGTTCGTGGTGGAGGAGTCGGACACCCTGGGCGGTTCCGGCCCCGCGTTCATCGTGGTGTGGCGTGCGGCGGCGCAGGTATCGCAGCCCCTGGCCCAGGGGGTGATGATCGGCACCGTGTCGTCGCAGGGCATCTCGTTCATTACGGAGGGGAAGGTCATCGGCGGCGTGAAGTAGCTGGCGTCGCAAGGGGCTTTCTGCTTCTGGCTAACCGACCCGAAGGGCGCGGAGCGTGCCCGTTGGGCGAGTCTGCGAGCCTTGCGGGCATCAAGCGCAGAGCGGGCAAACTGTTTTTTCCTGCCAGAGAACAAGACTCCCTCTTGCGACGCTACGGCACTCTTTCGTGGCGTTGCTGCCATGGGGGATACATGGTCAAGGTGCAATGCGCGGTCCTTCGGGGCCGCGTCGTTTTTTGTCCGTTCACATCCTGGCGCAGCCGGGCTCATCCTGGCGCAGCCGTTCATATCCTGGCGCAGCCGGGCGTAACCACATCATGTTGCCTGCGAGGGGGCGCCCGGCGTGGTTTTTCGTTGACAGGGGGAGGGTGTTCGGGTGAATTGGTTCAACCAGTGAGTGGTTGTACCAATTTCGCAACCGTTCGCGCAGTCCACATGCACCGGGAGGGCCGTTGCGTGAAAGCGCAGATGACCCCCGCCTTCAAGCCCGCACGCCGTATCCGCCTGCACGAGGAAATCGTGGGGCAGATCCGCGACCTCATCGAGAAGGGCGAACTGAAATCCGGCGACAAGCTGCCCCCCGAACGCCGCCTGGCCGAGCTGTTCGGGGTCTCGCGTCATTGCGTGCGCGAGGCCATCCGTTCGCTGGAGCAGCAGCGCATCGTCACCAGCCGCCTTGGCGACGGCACCTACGTGCTGGACGACACGGAAGAAACGCTCATCGAGCCGCTGGCCGCCATCATCGAGCAGCGCCGCGCCAAACTGCGCGAGGTGCTGGAATTCCGCCGCCTGCTGGAACCGCAAATCGCCGCGCTGGCCGCGGCACACGTCAGCGACGGCGACCTCGCGGCCCTGCGCCGCGCCCTGGACGCCCAGATCGCCGAGATCGGCGGCGGCAACACAGGCTCCGACGCCGACGTGGAATTCCACATGATCATCGCCCGCGCCACCCGCAATACGGTGGTGCAGGAAGTGCTGACCCGCCTGCACGACATCCTTACCGACAGCCGCGATTTCACCTTGCAGACCGAAGACCGCCGCCAGTGGGCCGTTGCGACCCACGCCAACATTCTCGCCGCCATGGAGGCGCGCGACCCCCAGGCGGCCTTTCGGGCCATGCACGAACATATTCTGCACGTCGAGGAAATAGCCCTCGAATGGTCGGGGGAATGACCCCCATGGGCAACCACGCATGACCACGCAAGCGGCAAGACCACTCACCCCGCGCCCCGGCGCATCCGGCACCGCCGGAATGTCCGGAGCGCCCCACGCCAACGACACCCAGGGCGATCCGCGTCCGGTGCGGGCACGGCCCGCGCCGCCCATGTTCGCCTGGCAACGGAGGGACATGATGAAGGAAGTTCGCGACAAGGCACGCCAACTGATGAAGGGCTACTGTAGGGTGTGCCCGGTGTGCAACGGCAAGGCCTGCTCGGGCGAGGTGCCCGGCATGGGCGGCCTGGGCACCGGCGCAACGTTTGCCGCCAACCTTGACGCCCTGGCCGCCGTGCGCCTGAACATGCGCCTGGTGCACGACGTGAAGGAGCCCGATACCACCACCACCGTGTGCGGCATCGCCCTGGACATGCCCGTGCTGGCAGCGCCCATCGGCGGCGTGTCCTTCAACATGGGCGGCGGCGTGAGCGAGGAAGACTACGCGGCTGCCGTGGTGGGCGGCTGCGCCGAGCGCGGCATCATCGGCTGCACCGGCGATGGCGTGCCCCCGTTCATCATCGACGCGGGTTTCGCGGCCATCACCGGCGCGGGCGGGCGGGGCATTCCGTTCATCAAGCCGTGGGACGGCGCGGAACTGGACGAAAAGCTGGACCGCGCGCTGGAACTGGGCTGCCCGGCCATTGGCATGGACATCGACGCGGCGGGCCTTGTGACCCTGCGCAAGATGGGCCGCCCCGTGGGCCCCAAGACCCCGGCGGAACTTTCGCGCATCGTGGCCAAGGTCAAGGCCCGGGGCATGGCGTTCATCCTCAAGGGCATCATGACCACCATCGACGCCAGCCTGGCGGTGGAAGTGGGCGCTGACGGCATCGTGGTGTCCAACCACGGGGGCCGCGTGCTCGACCATGCCCCCGGCACCGCCGAGGTGCTGCCCGAAATCGCCGACGCGGTGAAGGGGCGCATCGCCATTCTGGCCGACGGCGGCGTGCGCGACGGCGTGGACGTGTTCAAGATGCTGGCCCTGGGGGCCGACGCCGTGATGCTGGGCCGCCCCTTCTCCATCGCCGCCGTGGGCGGCCTGAAGGATGGGGTGACCATGCTGGTGGACAGCATCAAGGGCCAGCTGGTGCAGGCCATGGTGCTGACCGGCAGCGCCAATGTGGCGTCCATTGGCCGCCACGCCCTGCGCATGTGATTGCAAGTGGCCGTTTCGCGTGCTGGCCGTAAGGCCAGCAAACGAAAAACCGCATTTGCACTGTGACGGATATCCGGTTCGGCGGCTGCCCGTGCAGGCAGTCGCCGGACCACCAAAACGGTGTTCGGCAAACCGGTGTTCGGCAAACCGGTGTCCGGCAAGCCGACGTCCGGCAAACCGGTGTCCGGCGGAACGCCGCGCGCCATGGCCGGA encodes the following:
- a CDS encoding ArsR/SmtB family transcription factor; its protein translation is MSAPDAPDAPGAPGAPDAPDAPGATQFASPGAASRSGRARARKAECAPGRAVAPGMGNLDLAEAPVCQQHCEHADVIARVRARMAPDEDMAELAATFRLLGDRTRVRILEALAGDELCVCDLAAVVGHSQSAVSHQLRLLRAAKLVRVRRDGKNAFYSLDDDHVRHLFRQALDHVQESR
- a CDS encoding FadR/GntR family transcriptional regulator, which encodes MKAQMTPAFKPARRIRLHEEIVGQIRDLIEKGELKSGDKLPPERRLAELFGVSRHCVREAIRSLEQQRIVTSRLGDGTYVLDDTEETLIEPLAAIIEQRRAKLREVLEFRRLLEPQIAALAAAHVSDGDLAALRRALDAQIAEIGGGNTGSDADVEFHMIIARATRNTVVQEVLTRLHDILTDSRDFTLQTEDRRQWAVATHANILAAMEARDPQAAFRAMHEHILHVEEIALEWSGE
- a CDS encoding alpha-hydroxy-acid oxidizing protein, which produces MKEVRDKARQLMKGYCRVCPVCNGKACSGEVPGMGGLGTGATFAANLDALAAVRLNMRLVHDVKEPDTTTTVCGIALDMPVLAAPIGGVSFNMGGGVSEEDYAAAVVGGCAERGIIGCTGDGVPPFIIDAGFAAITGAGGRGIPFIKPWDGAELDEKLDRALELGCPAIGMDIDAAGLVTLRKMGRPVGPKTPAELSRIVAKVKARGMAFILKGIMTTIDASLAVEVGADGIVVSNHGGRVLDHAPGTAEVLPEIADAVKGRIAILADGGVRDGVDVFKMLALGADAVMLGRPFSIAAVGGLKDGVTMLVDSIKGQLVQAMVLTGSANVASIGRHALRM
- a CDS encoding chemotaxis protein CheW, which gives rise to MYETSQYLTFTLGEEVFALDIGTVREVLELTAITRIPRTPEFMRGVINLRGRAVPVLELRRKFGMEPTTDTVNTCIIIVEAELEGEAAVIGTLVDSVREVIEIPSDAIEPAPRMGTAVRQDFIKGMGHRNDGFVIILDGNRIFSVEELAATGAAIGNVPLTGDGGMPAAALAGGEGAPA
- a CDS encoding DUF3124 domain-containing protein; this encodes MSQLSRSTRVSAPCPMAARMRGIALRVTACLALCCGLAALPVPTQHGAASTRPVQSALAFLPGEARAEMTVGQTIYVPVYSSVVYGNRGRTLNITTMLSVRNTDQRAPITLMEVRYVDEHGQTVRSYLDGPRQLPPLGSAQFVVEESDTLGGSGPAFIVVWRAAAQVSQPLAQGVMIGTVSSQGISFITEGKVIGGVK
- a CDS encoding methyl-accepting chemotaxis protein, with protein sequence MTLAKKLILGFGLVLVLLVAMGGISYKALSDATLGFSDYRRTARGSLMSGEIMSSMLQMRLGVLSFMNTSSEAALRSYEDARAELAKGLDEADKNMKNPARRKHLATVAEALAQYAAGVDELHKYDQTRQDEIRTLNTMGPQRVQALAQLAEAAQREGDVVGAARAEAVMRAMLELRLAVVKMMADTDVKWLEQAKQEAVLVGEAFNRLIADVRNPVLRDKARELYQQRTDYFSAFERMSAAALKRDAVYNERLAKLGPAIAQACDAIQSSYEAEQNEIGPRVQASNDQAQMLTGVIALVAVLSGVTIAWLLIRVVMAQLGADPAALAAVTRRIAAGDLDVSFNAASGKLRGVYADMKDMVDGLVSVITEVRSGAENVASGSEELSASAETLSQGATEQAASIEEISSSMEEMAANIRQNMENARQTETIATQAATDAEGGGKAVGDTVGAMREIAAKISIIEEIARQTNLLALNAAIEAARAGEHGKGFAVVAAEVRKLAERSGQAAAEISDLSSSSVAVAEHAGAMLTKMVPGIRRTAELVQEIAAASNEQNVGAEQVNKAIAQLDQVIQQNASASEEMASTSEELSSQAEQLQATVSRFRVAALDDGLVRTPRRAQPKATPRAVAGQAPRKAVAGKGGHIALDMDGDADDSEFERF